GCTACAGTTATGGTTCCCCAAAAACGGGCAAGCACGACAGTTGGCTAGTTACACTTTTGGAAGAGAGTACCGGTGCCATCTACAATTACGTCGTCGATAAAAAAGATCGACGGTTATGGCAACGTGAGATGTCCATGGGTAACGGAAAATGGGAAATTACAGTAAACGAAGAGCTGGACTATCAACCTATAAAAAATAGATTCAACAAAGAGCAAGCTGCCCAGCAGATAGCCCAAGGAAATAGTGTTATCATCGGGACGGCTTACGCAAGGTCTAGCTCTGGAAAAAAACTTGGTGGTCTCGTAAATACCGCAAAAAAGCAGTATGCCCCCAAAGGTACAGAAATCACACTCTTCGCCAACTCGCCTTATTACGAAGAATGGCTGGAAGTCAATAACAAAGATACGAAAACAGAAAAAGGTTCAGGAAGTGCCATTAGATCCTGATTTCGGATATGCTGTTAAAAAAGCCAAGGTATACGACGATGAGGGCCATTTCGAATTTACAGATCTGATGCCTGGTAGTTACGTGATCATGGCAAGCTTCGATTTCACCAATTCTTACAACTATTCATACGTATCAGGTTATACCAATTATTACAATTATTGGGGCTATACAGGTTCCACAACAAATTATGGTACGGCAAGATCATCCTATGTCGATAAGGCTAATATCGAAAAACGTGTCAACATTGAGAAAGATGGCGAAAAGAAAGAAGTGAGTTTAAAAGAAATGTAACGTAAAAATGCCGTTAAAACTACTATTTTAACGGCATTTTCCTAGTACTACTGCTTTCCAAACTGTTCAATCCATGGTTCATGTAGTCTCAACAATAGCATGACCAACGTTGCGACCTCATAATTAAAATCGCTCTACTAAGTGATCGAATCCATTATAATCAATGAAGAAATACGTGGTACTTCCAGTTGGAAGAATACTATCTATGCTTTTTCATAGTACCTTTTTCACGGAGATGAATATGCCAGCTGAAAGCTTCTTCTAATAAATGCGGAGTATGTCCCCCCCTTTCACAAGCTCGGTTATAGTAATCGAAAAGCTGTTCCTTATAATCGGGGTGTACGCAATTTTCAATAATGACTTTTGCACGTTCGCGAGGCGCTAAACCACGTAAATCGGCCAACCCAAAATCTGTCACTAAAATATCAACATCATGCTCCGTGTGATCTACATGGGAAACCATCGGAACAATATGAGATATCGCATCCCCCTTAGAGGCTGCCTGAGTGACAAAGATGCTCAAATAAGCATTTCGCGCAAAATCACCCGATCCTCCAATACCATTCATAATATTAGTACCCGACGTATGAGTAGAATTTACATTTCCATAAATATCAAACTCAATGGCAGTATTGATCGCTATAATCCCCAAACGTTTAATCAATCCAGGAGTATTGGAGATATTTTGCGGTCGCAACACAATTTTATCACGGTATCGATCCAAATGATCGAACACTCTTGAATAACATTCTTCCGAGACTGTTATTGAAGAAGCCGAAGCAAAATCAAGTTTTCCTGCATCGATAAGGTCGAATGTACTATCTTGCAACACTTCAGAAAACATGGTTAAATTTCGAAACTTACTATGTATAAATCCTGTCAAAACAGCATTGGCAACTTTTCCAATACCCGCTTGAAGCGGCATTAAACTCTCTGACAAATGTCCAAGTTCTACTTCATTTTCAAAAAAGTTTAAAATATGCTTAGCTATGGCTGTCGTTTTGATATCGGGTTCAGCAATATAAGCAGGGCTATCCAATTCATTCGTAAAGACAATCCCAACCACCTTGCTTGGATCCAAAGGAATAGTTTTACGACCAATTTTGTTTTCAGGAGCTACGATTGGAATAACATTACGTCGTGGATAATCTTCTGCCTGGTAAATATCGTGTATTCCCTTGAT
The genomic region above belongs to Sphingobacterium zeae and contains:
- a CDS encoding succinate CoA transferase — protein: MAYERIKVQSLHDKVITGEEAAKLFQNGMVVGSSGFTKAGDSKVVLPALAERAKVDPLKITLITGASLGHGTDGKLAEAGALSKRMPFQVDRILRNKINAGDVLFIDQHLSETAELLHNKNLPQVDIAVLEVAAIESDGSIVPTTSVGNSATFAALAKQVILEVNTAIPMSIKGIHDIYQAEDYPRRNVIPIVAPENKIGRKTIPLDPSKVVGIVFTNELDSPAYIAEPDIKTTAIAKHILNFFENEVELGHLSESLMPLQAGIGKVANAVLTGFIHSKFRNLTMFSEVLQDSTFDLIDAGKLDFASASSITVSEECYSRVFDHLDRYRDKIVLRPQNISNTPGLIKRLGIIAINTAIEFDIYGNVNSTHTSGTNIMNGIGGSGDFARNAYLSIFVTQAASKGDAISHIVPMVSHVDHTEHDVDILVTDFGLADLRGLAPRERAKVIIENCVHPDYKEQLFDYYNRACERGGHTPHLLEEAFSWHIHLREKGTMKKHR